One genomic segment of Vicinamibacterales bacterium includes these proteins:
- a CDS encoding ABC transporter permease: MTRARALRVLLRLYPRAFRERFGAAIEQAYRDRPSAAALVDVALNAVLVRFSREGGDSMHWSSVAVDVRFAARTFARNPVFTALAVAALTLGIGANTAIFTIVNAVLIRPLPYGDPAGLVMVWSSNGLEHRDRDAVAPLDFLDYRKATAFADVQAAYGFLAGVPLTSASGTDQMLVTAVTPGMFALLGRSPILGRTFAAAEPQTSIVVSHGFWQRRLGGDPAVVGRVLTLQNQPYTILGVMPADFVFPYKTMLGPSGMARSYDVDGWLALTFVTAESRATGLATLTRGAHFLSIVGRLRPGATVAEADGQVRGIAAQLAAAYPASNRGVGATVVPLHEQAVGAMRPALALLLGGVGFVLLMACVNLANLLLARTSTRQREMAIRTALGASRARLVRQTLVEAMLLSLAGGLLALAAVRWSIGGLVALAPGDMPRLGDIHADATVLAFTFGLSVLTGLAIGLVPALAGTRPHVQANLKDGGRGLTAGRGQRRLRALLVGGEVALALVLTLGAGLLLRSFLAVLAVDPGFRPDHLLTLQIAIPAAYRTPEQQRTLYADLFTRLEALPGVVSVGGTTRLPLGSTNVSTKVDVEGRARPPGEWPEVEFRRAMRGYFAAMEIPLLRGRSFTDADGPSSPRVAIVNERMARRLFPGEDPIGRRIRFGSASAPWVTIVGVAGDVRHSGLEEEPAPELYIWYLQTPPVNPFLVLRASGDAAALSAAVRSTVQAVDRNIAVYDIRTMAQVRADSMAERRFVLLLVGAFGVLALTMAAVGVYGVMALAVSERTAEIGLRLALGATPATVLGSVLREGLALSGAGIAAGFVIAVLVAHAMASQLYGIGPSDGVTLAAVPALLLAIALVACLVPAWRAMRLNPVDALRE; encoded by the coding sequence GTGACGCGGGCCCGCGCGCTCCGCGTGCTGCTCCGTCTCTACCCGCGCGCGTTCCGGGAGCGTTTCGGCGCGGCGATCGAGCAGGCCTATCGCGACCGGCCGTCCGCCGCCGCGCTGGTCGACGTCGCGCTCAATGCGGTGCTCGTCCGTTTCTCACGAGAGGGGGGCGATTCCATGCACTGGTCATCGGTTGCGGTCGACGTCCGCTTTGCCGCGCGCACGTTCGCCCGCAACCCGGTTTTCACGGCACTCGCCGTCGCCGCGCTGACGCTGGGAATTGGCGCCAACACCGCGATCTTCACGATCGTCAACGCCGTGCTGATCCGTCCGCTTCCCTACGGCGATCCAGCCGGTCTCGTGATGGTGTGGAGCTCGAACGGCCTCGAGCATCGCGATCGCGACGCGGTCGCGCCCCTCGACTTTCTCGACTACCGCAAGGCCACCGCGTTCGCCGACGTCCAGGCGGCCTACGGTTTCCTGGCCGGCGTGCCGCTGACGTCCGCGTCGGGTACCGATCAGATGCTCGTGACCGCCGTCACGCCGGGGATGTTCGCGCTGCTCGGCCGGTCGCCGATCCTGGGCCGTACCTTTGCCGCCGCCGAGCCGCAGACCTCGATCGTCGTCAGCCACGGCTTCTGGCAGCGGCGACTGGGTGGAGATCCCGCCGTGGTCGGGCGCGTGCTCACCCTCCAGAACCAGCCGTACACCATCTTGGGCGTGATGCCGGCCGACTTCGTCTTCCCCTACAAGACGATGCTCGGCCCGAGCGGCATGGCGCGCTCGTATGACGTCGATGGCTGGCTGGCGCTGACGTTCGTCACCGCGGAGAGCCGCGCCACCGGCCTCGCCACGCTTACCCGCGGCGCGCATTTTCTGTCGATCGTCGGCCGCCTCCGTCCTGGCGCCACGGTCGCTGAGGCGGATGGCCAGGTGCGCGGCATCGCGGCGCAGCTGGCGGCGGCGTATCCCGCGTCGAACCGCGGCGTCGGCGCCACCGTCGTTCCCCTGCACGAACAGGCCGTCGGCGCGATGCGGCCGGCGCTGGCGCTGCTGCTCGGCGGTGTCGGCTTCGTGCTGCTGATGGCGTGTGTCAACCTCGCCAACCTGCTGCTCGCGCGCACCAGCACGCGCCAGCGCGAAATGGCGATCAGGACGGCGCTCGGTGCGTCGCGGGCGCGGCTGGTGCGGCAGACGCTGGTCGAAGCGATGCTGCTGTCGCTCGCCGGCGGCCTGCTGGCGCTCGCGGCCGTGCGATGGAGCATCGGTGGGCTGGTCGCGCTGGCGCCGGGTGACATGCCGCGCCTCGGCGACATTCATGCGGATGCGACAGTCCTGGCGTTCACGTTCGGTCTGTCGGTCCTCACCGGCCTCGCCATCGGCCTCGTGCCGGCGCTGGCGGGCACTCGGCCGCACGTGCAGGCGAATCTCAAGGACGGCGGCCGCGGCCTCACGGCCGGCCGTGGGCAGCGACGCCTGCGCGCGCTGCTCGTCGGGGGGGAGGTCGCGCTGGCGCTGGTGCTGACGCTCGGCGCCGGGCTCCTGCTGCGCAGCTTCCTGGCGGTACTCGCCGTCGATCCCGGGTTCCGGCCGGATCACCTGCTGACGCTGCAGATCGCGATCCCGGCTGCCTATCGCACGCCCGAACAGCAGCGGACGCTCTATGCGGATCTCTTCACCCGCCTCGAGGCGCTCCCAGGAGTCGTCAGCGTCGGCGGCACGACCCGCCTGCCGCTCGGCAGCACGAACGTGTCGACGAAGGTGGACGTGGAAGGGCGCGCGCGGCCGCCGGGCGAGTGGCCGGAGGTCGAATTCCGCCGCGCGATGCGCGGTTATTTCGCGGCGATGGAAATCCCGCTGCTCCGCGGCCGATCGTTCACCGACGCCGACGGGCCTTCCTCGCCGCGGGTCGCGATCGTCAACGAGCGGATGGCGCGGCGGCTCTTTCCCGGAGAGGATCCGATCGGACGCCGCATCCGCTTCGGCTCGGCGTCGGCACCGTGGGTGACGATCGTCGGCGTGGCCGGCGACGTCCGTCACAGCGGCCTCGAGGAAGAGCCCGCGCCGGAGCTGTACATCTGGTACCTGCAGACGCCGCCGGTCAATCCGTTTCTGGTGCTGCGCGCGAGCGGCGACGCCGCGGCGCTGTCGGCCGCGGTGCGCAGCACCGTGCAGGCGGTCGACAGGAACATCGCCGTCTACGACATCCGCACGATGGCGCAGGTGCGCGCCGATTCGATGGCGGAACGTCGGTTCGTCCTGCTGCTCGTCGGCGCCTTCGGGGTGCTCGCGCTGACCATGGCGGCGGTCGGCGTCTATGGCGTGATGGCGCTCGCGGTCAGCGAACGGACGGCCGAGATCGGCCTCCGCCTCGCGCTTGGCGCGACGCCGGCGACCGTGCTCGGGTCCGTCCTGCGCGAAGGGCTGGCGCTCAGCGGCGCCGGTATCGCGGCGGGCTTCGTGATCGCCGTGCTGGTGGCCCACGCCATGGCCTCACAGCTCTACGGCATCGGCCCGTCCGACGGCGTGACGCTGGCGGCGGTACCGGCGCTGCTGCTGGCCATTGCGCTGGTCGCGTGCCTGGTTCCGGCATGGCGCGCGATGCGGCTCAATCCGGTGGACGCACTCCGCGAGTAG
- the kduD gene encoding 2-dehydro-3-deoxy-D-gluconate 5-dehydrogenase KduD, translating to MTAAAGGRFSLDGRVALVTGASRGLGRAMAIGLAEAGADVVVHASTPPADTARAVEALGRRAASLGGNLADRSAADRFADGALAAFGRVDVLVNNAATIRRRPAAEHTDDWWDEVIEVNLSSVFRLSRAIGAHMLGRGAGKIVNIASLLSFQGGITVPGYAAAKGGVAQLTKALANEWAGRGVNVNAIAPGYMETDNTAALRADDTRARQILDRIPAGRWGRPDDLVGAAIFLASPASDYVNGHVLAVDGGWLGR from the coding sequence ATGACGGCCGCGGCCGGCGGGCGATTTTCCCTCGACGGACGCGTCGCGCTGGTGACCGGTGCATCGCGCGGTCTCGGACGGGCGATGGCGATCGGACTCGCCGAGGCGGGTGCCGACGTCGTGGTGCACGCGTCGACGCCGCCGGCCGACACCGCGCGCGCCGTGGAGGCGCTCGGGCGCCGTGCCGCCTCGCTCGGCGGCAATCTTGCCGATCGATCCGCGGCCGATCGGTTCGCCGACGGCGCGCTCGCTGCCTTCGGCCGCGTCGACGTCCTGGTCAACAACGCGGCGACGATCCGCCGCCGCCCGGCTGCCGAGCACACCGACGACTGGTGGGATGAAGTGATCGAGGTCAACCTGTCGAGCGTGTTCCGGTTGTCGCGCGCGATCGGCGCGCACATGCTCGGTCGTGGCGCCGGCAAGATCGTCAACATCGCCTCGCTGCTGTCGTTCCAGGGCGGCATCACCGTACCGGGCTACGCCGCGGCCAAGGGGGGCGTCGCGCAGTTGACCAAGGCGCTCGCCAACGAATGGGCCGGCCGCGGCGTCAACGTCAACGCCATCGCGCCGGGCTACATGGAAACCGACAACACGGCCGCGCTCCGCGCCGACGACACGCGCGCACGGCAGATCCTCGATCGCATTCCCGCCGGGCGCTGGGGCCGCCCCGACGATCTCGTCGGCGCGGCGATCTTCCTCGCCTCGCCGGCGTCCGACTACGTCAACGGCCACGTGCTGGCCGTCGACGGCGGCTGGTTGGGACGATGA
- a CDS encoding ROK family protein → MPRIHPPRFRIAGRGTPREINRQILLNLVRSHQPVSRADLARMMGTTRAAVTFIVNDLIGEGFVYEGAKGEAPRGRKPQFLYIDSRKRWVLAVDIRATRTSLTVCNLLGEPLVGVTSFATETQVKKLVKTLADRVKRTVGEHRDLGECQGIGVVVPGMVGPGGERVLFSPRLGWRDVPLREMLAAATRLPVTVENSGRACALAQIWSIRADATPAGDLAFVNVSDGIGVGIVVRGEVLRGLHNVAGEFGHIPLNVDGPPCACGATGCWESYVSNLATLSRYFGREVSPRKPMPVEMTSFTVDDLIARARGGDGKAIAAVQATARYLGLGLASLVNAVDPARIYLSGEIIGAWDLIEGTTRRALAERALAPAAASTSLVTVSLPEYPRLRGAAALVAAPVFAVPSVA, encoded by the coding sequence ATGCCACGGATCCATCCGCCTCGCTTCCGCATCGCCGGCCGGGGCACGCCGCGCGAGATCAACAGGCAGATCCTGCTGAATCTCGTGCGGAGCCACCAGCCGGTGTCGCGCGCGGACCTGGCGCGGATGATGGGTACCACGCGCGCGGCCGTCACCTTCATCGTCAACGACCTGATCGGCGAGGGGTTCGTCTACGAGGGAGCGAAGGGGGAGGCGCCGCGCGGGCGCAAGCCGCAGTTCCTCTACATCGACTCGCGCAAGCGCTGGGTGCTGGCCGTCGACATCCGCGCGACGCGGACGTCGCTGACCGTCTGCAATCTCCTCGGCGAACCGCTCGTCGGCGTGACCAGCTTTGCGACCGAGACCCAGGTAAAGAAACTGGTCAAGACGCTGGCCGACCGGGTGAAGCGGACGGTCGGCGAGCACCGCGATCTCGGCGAATGCCAGGGCATTGGCGTGGTCGTCCCGGGGATGGTCGGGCCTGGCGGCGAGCGCGTGCTGTTCTCGCCGCGGCTCGGCTGGCGTGACGTGCCGCTGCGCGAGATGCTCGCGGCGGCGACGCGGCTGCCGGTCACGGTCGAGAACTCGGGGCGCGCCTGCGCGCTCGCGCAGATCTGGTCGATCCGCGCCGATGCGACGCCGGCCGGCGACCTGGCGTTCGTCAATGTCTCCGACGGCATCGGCGTCGGCATCGTCGTGCGCGGCGAGGTGCTGCGCGGGCTGCACAACGTGGCGGGCGAGTTCGGCCACATCCCGCTCAACGTCGACGGCCCGCCGTGCGCCTGCGGCGCGACCGGCTGCTGGGAATCCTACGTTTCCAACCTGGCGACGTTGTCGCGCTATTTCGGACGCGAGGTCTCGCCCCGCAAGCCGATGCCGGTGGAGATGACGAGCTTCACCGTCGACGATCTCATCGCGCGGGCGCGCGGCGGTGACGGCAAGGCGATTGCCGCCGTGCAGGCCACGGCGCGCTATCTCGGTCTCGGGCTCGCGAGCCTGGTCAACGCCGTCGATCCGGCGCGCATCTATCTGTCGGGCGAAATCATCGGCGCGTGGGATCTCATCGAGGGGACAACCCGCCGCGCCCTCGCCGAACGCGCGCTCGCCCCAGCCGCCGCCAGCACGTCGCTCGTGACGGTCTCGCTCCCCGAGTACCCGCGTCTGCGAGGCGCCGCGGCCCTCGTGGCGGCGCCGGTATTTGCCGTACCGTCGGTGGCGTGA
- a CDS encoding response regulator transcription factor translates to MSISVVLVDDHPIVLQGLQHLFARQPDITVLATCATVAEGLTAARTSHPDVMVLDLRMPDGGGLALLDSLNREALGVKTVILTAAISDTEVAQALQKGIGGLVLKESAPEQLLECVRSVHAGTRWIDPDTLGRAAPPPPQRNHAAAERAATLTSREREVVKMIAAGLRNRDIGERLSISENTVKVHLHNIYEKLGVEGRMELLLLAQELGMV, encoded by the coding sequence GTGAGCATCAGCGTCGTCCTGGTCGACGACCATCCGATTGTCCTGCAGGGGCTGCAGCACCTGTTCGCCCGCCAGCCCGACATCACTGTCCTGGCGACCTGCGCCACCGTCGCCGAGGGGCTGACGGCGGCGCGCACGTCGCATCCCGACGTCATGGTGCTCGACCTGCGGATGCCCGACGGAGGGGGCCTGGCGTTGCTCGACTCGCTCAATCGCGAGGCCCTGGGCGTCAAGACGGTGATCCTGACCGCCGCGATCTCAGACACCGAAGTGGCGCAGGCGCTGCAGAAAGGGATCGGCGGCCTGGTGCTGAAGGAGTCGGCGCCCGAGCAGCTGCTCGAGTGCGTGCGCAGCGTGCACGCCGGGACGCGATGGATCGATCCCGATACGCTCGGCCGTGCCGCGCCGCCACCCCCGCAGCGCAATCACGCCGCGGCCGAGCGCGCCGCCACGCTGACCAGCCGCGAGCGCGAGGTGGTGAAGATGATCGCCGCCGGACTCCGCAACCGCGACATCGGCGAGCGGCTGTCGATCTCGGAGAACACGGTCAAGGTGCACCTGCACAACATCTACGAAAAGCTCGGGGTCGAAGGGCGGATGGAGCTGCTGCTGCTCGCGCAGGAATTGGGAATGGTCTAG
- a CDS encoding 5-deoxy-glucuronate isomerase, with the protein MTVETISPGTCVVRDTASRPGRTRAVAPGLTASRHLHYGRIILACGDAPIAVDTGDHETALICLGGSAAVDVAGQRYALGKYDGLYVPRDATFTVTPDSGGGDLAEISAPVSAAHPVQFVPFAHVQQDPGLHFAAGGPSSRRNLNVIIGKNVRAGRLMAGVTFSEPGNWTSWPPHEHAAMLEEAYLYVDMPRPAFGVQLVYTSSTDPELATIVHEGDIVLMPAGYHPNVAAPDGAINFVWMMAANREDEDRQFGVVNVHPDFTALGSGLDKGRAERT; encoded by the coding sequence ATGACAGTCGAGACGATTTCGCCAGGCACCTGCGTCGTACGCGACACGGCTTCCCGCCCGGGGCGGACCCGCGCCGTCGCGCCGGGGCTCACCGCCTCGCGCCACCTGCACTACGGCCGCATCATCCTCGCCTGCGGCGACGCGCCGATCGCCGTCGACACGGGCGATCACGAAACCGCGCTCATCTGCCTGGGCGGCAGCGCGGCGGTCGACGTCGCCGGCCAACGCTACGCGCTCGGAAAATACGACGGCCTCTACGTGCCGCGGGATGCGACCTTCACCGTCACGCCGGACAGCGGCGGCGGCGATCTCGCGGAGATCTCCGCGCCGGTCTCGGCGGCGCACCCGGTCCAGTTCGTCCCCTTCGCCCATGTGCAGCAGGACCCGGGCCTGCACTTCGCCGCCGGCGGCCCCTCGTCCAGACGCAACCTCAACGTCATCATCGGCAAGAACGTCCGCGCCGGGCGGCTGATGGCCGGCGTCACGTTCAGCGAGCCCGGCAACTGGACGTCGTGGCCACCGCACGAGCACGCCGCGATGCTCGAGGAGGCGTATCTCTACGTCGACATGCCCCGCCCTGCCTTCGGCGTGCAGCTCGTCTACACCTCGAGTACCGATCCCGAGCTCGCGACGATCGTCCACGAAGGGGACATCGTGCTGATGCCGGCGGGCTATCATCCCAACGTCGCCGCGCCCGATGGCGCGATCAATTTCGTGTGGATGATGGCGGCCAACCGCGAAGACGAGGACCGTCAGTTCGGCGTCGTCAACGTCCATCCCGACTTCACGGCGCTCGGGTCCGGCCTCGACAAGGGACGAGCGGAGCGCACATGA
- a CDS encoding DUF4118 domain-containing protein, with translation MPVPSSTGGGRWYGYSVAMIVAALLVTIALRSQLGPAIAVFFFPVVVIAAIYGGFGPGVFASVTATVICVFFTVPPQTAVEVGRDDYIRLVVLTGVSLTVSALSGASRAAQERERQSQLIIAQQEKDLAVREDRIRVSRDLHDGILQGLTGIRFELHDVADTPGVAGDVQGRLVAVERAIATEQRELRRLIDDLKPKNGIEAPRDTIDAALRRRVARLAVEWRTPITVHVMPSDLVVSPDIEHAIGFMCQEATINALKHGHPSRVSISVAASEADIRLTVVDDGRGFPFTGRIDHEALMSRNVGPVTLRERAASLKGKLAVESGARGARVEISLPRGSRS, from the coding sequence ATGCCTGTACCTTCGTCGACCGGTGGGGGCCGCTGGTACGGCTATTCGGTCGCGATGATCGTGGCGGCGCTGCTCGTCACCATCGCGCTCCGCTCGCAGCTCGGGCCGGCCATCGCGGTGTTCTTCTTCCCGGTGGTGGTGATCGCCGCGATCTACGGCGGCTTCGGTCCCGGCGTGTTCGCCAGCGTGACCGCCACGGTCATCTGCGTGTTCTTCACCGTCCCGCCGCAAACCGCGGTCGAGGTCGGGAGGGACGACTACATCCGGCTCGTCGTCCTCACCGGGGTCAGCCTGACGGTCTCGGCACTGAGTGGCGCCAGCCGCGCGGCGCAGGAGCGCGAACGCCAGTCGCAGCTGATCATCGCGCAGCAGGAGAAGGACCTGGCGGTACGCGAGGATCGGATCCGCGTCTCGCGCGATCTGCACGACGGCATCCTGCAGGGGCTCACCGGCATCCGCTTCGAGCTGCACGACGTAGCCGACACGCCGGGCGTGGCGGGGGACGTGCAGGGCCGGCTGGTTGCCGTCGAGCGGGCCATCGCCACGGAGCAGCGCGAGCTGCGGCGACTGATCGACGACCTCAAGCCGAAGAACGGCATCGAAGCGCCGCGCGACACCATCGACGCGGCGTTGCGCCGCCGCGTCGCGCGCCTGGCGGTCGAATGGAGGACGCCGATCACCGTCCACGTCATGCCGTCGGATCTCGTGGTGTCGCCCGACATCGAGCACGCGATCGGATTCATGTGCCAGGAGGCGACGATCAACGCGCTCAAGCACGGGCACCCGTCGCGCGTGTCGATCTCGGTCGCAGCGTCGGAGGCCGACATCCGGCTGACGGTCGTGGACGACGGGCGCGGATTCCCGTTCACCGGGCGCATCGATCACGAAGCGCTGATGTCGCGCAACGTCGGGCCGGTGACGCTGCGCGAGCGGGCGGCGTCGTTGAAGGGAAAGCTGGCCGTGGAATCGGGAGCCAGGGGAGCGCGGGTGGAGATTTCGCTGCCGCGGGGGAGTCGGTCCTAG
- a CDS encoding cupin domain-containing protein, producing the protein MNPTGLAFGQWNWETAPIEHVADGIDRQVVSGDRIMTCRLSFAPGVVTAVHSHPHEQMTIVERGRVRFHVAGGEHVASAGEVLLFRSGVEHGATILNEPAVLIDIFSPPREDFRPAGAETA; encoded by the coding sequence ATGAACCCGACCGGCCTGGCGTTCGGACAATGGAACTGGGAGACCGCGCCAATCGAGCATGTCGCCGACGGCATCGACCGGCAGGTCGTGTCGGGCGATCGCATCATGACCTGCCGTCTCAGCTTCGCCCCTGGCGTCGTCACCGCGGTGCACAGCCATCCGCACGAGCAGATGACGATCGTCGAGCGCGGCCGCGTCCGGTTCCACGTGGCCGGCGGCGAGCACGTCGCGTCCGCGGGGGAGGTGCTGCTCTTTCGATCGGGAGTCGAGCACGGCGCGACAATCCTCAATGAGCCGGCCGTGTTGATCGACATCTTCAGTCCGCCGCGCGAGGACTTCCGTCCGGCCGGAGCGGAGACGGCATGA
- a CDS encoding carboxypeptidase regulatory-like domain-containing protein → MHTKMTPSKRIACSFVLLAALAAGWPPAAAAQVTSATLVGTVTDQSAAGLPGVTVTARNTDTGFARTVTTGDSGAYRLEFLPIGAYQVEATLSGFKTEIRSGIVLAVNDSVRIDVTLQIGGLNETVTVAEERPLVNTVTADLSKTVDAAAIQSLPIVDRNVYSLLDLTPGIQSNNNGVASASASTSSLVLGFPEQRTLINGGADGGTGSVNYYLDGGINMTGLRNTGNILPNPDAIQEFKVQTNGYNVEYGRFSNGVINVVTKSGTNTMRGSAFEYFRDGQLNAKDWGSVGATPPLNRNQFGGTYGGPITKDKTFFFVSYSGLRQTTSTFLNNAIVPTALERTGDFSQSKTIPTDPATGLPFVCNGVTGAICANRIDPVALKIVNNDIPASNVAGGIWQGYFESPYNSDEILVKADHQINGAHRLTGAYFRTAGTNTVAAGTGNLLWASQQFSWTQHNLNLSETWVASAHRINQAWFSFNRNLGGRLNQPATSLTDLGSSAVIMGAPSLPQITVSGFFTLSNAIGGPNAGGDFYSGRDVYNWTLGAHSVKMGGELSYNKTVQDTLLNNYGVFTFNGGATKNALADFLIGIPSTVTQDAPVTAYWNSWYGAAFLQDDYRVGDRVTLNLGLRWDVQTPGTDPQNRFTTYVPGDKSTVNPSAPTGLLFYGDQGVERGVISTKWDHLSPRAGVVWDPTGHGRTAISAAGGLFYGSISGNEWNTTTNFQPWSTRLTFSNTNAKTSATGVPLGASLSNPYTAYPGGSPFPYTGTFVVGGGLYGIAQDFNWSHAWQTNVGVQQQVGSHMSVGASYVGSFLRDLPFARDLNYPVANATATTAGANVLARRPDPTVGAVLLLDSDQYSNYNGLQITGTMRQWHHLSLNGFYTFSKTMTSVELQNNTTAGGAQNSSSLAEEYGRADSDQRHVFSLTANWNVDYYRGGNAVVAAIANGWRIAPIVKLRSGLPFTVVNGGVDANLDGVTADRAQLAGDPALSDPTAAMWFNTAAFTRNAATTGQPVEGNSPRNFLDGPGYKVIDLAISRDLRVHGSARLTFRAEATNAFNMVNLGQPGNSVGTATFGVIRTAGSMRKVQLGVRLSF, encoded by the coding sequence GTGCACACCAAGATGACGCCGTCGAAGAGGATCGCCTGCTCCTTCGTGCTGCTGGCCGCGCTCGCCGCCGGCTGGCCACCGGCCGCCGCCGCCCAGGTCACCAGCGCCACGCTGGTCGGTACCGTCACCGACCAGAGCGCCGCCGGCCTGCCGGGAGTGACCGTCACGGCCCGCAACACCGACACCGGCTTCGCCCGCACGGTGACGACCGGCGACAGCGGCGCCTATCGCCTCGAATTCCTGCCGATCGGCGCCTACCAGGTTGAAGCGACGCTCTCCGGCTTCAAGACCGAGATCCGCAGCGGCATCGTCCTCGCCGTCAACGACTCGGTCCGCATCGACGTGACGCTGCAGATCGGCGGCCTCAACGAGACCGTCACCGTCGCCGAGGAACGGCCGCTCGTCAACACGGTGACCGCCGACTTGTCGAAGACCGTCGACGCCGCCGCGATCCAGAGCCTGCCGATCGTCGATCGCAACGTCTACTCGCTGCTCGATCTGACGCCCGGCATCCAGTCGAACAACAACGGCGTCGCCTCGGCGTCGGCCTCGACCAGCTCGCTCGTACTCGGCTTCCCCGAGCAGCGCACCCTGATCAACGGCGGCGCCGACGGCGGCACCGGCTCGGTCAACTACTACCTCGACGGCGGCATCAACATGACCGGGCTGCGCAACACCGGCAACATCCTGCCGAACCCGGACGCCATCCAGGAATTCAAGGTCCAGACCAACGGTTACAACGTCGAGTACGGGCGCTTCTCGAACGGCGTCATCAACGTCGTCACCAAGAGCGGCACCAACACGATGCGCGGCTCCGCCTTCGAGTATTTCCGCGACGGCCAGCTGAACGCGAAGGACTGGGGATCGGTCGGCGCGACGCCGCCGCTCAATCGCAATCAGTTCGGGGGCACCTACGGCGGTCCGATCACGAAGGACAAGACGTTCTTCTTCGTCTCGTATTCCGGCCTGCGCCAGACGACCAGCACCTTCCTCAACAACGCGATCGTGCCGACGGCGCTCGAGCGGACGGGAGACTTCAGCCAGTCGAAAACGATCCCGACCGATCCGGCGACCGGCCTGCCGTTTGTCTGCAACGGCGTGACCGGCGCGATCTGCGCGAATCGGATCGATCCGGTGGCGCTCAAGATCGTCAACAACGACATTCCCGCATCGAACGTCGCGGGTGGCATCTGGCAGGGCTACTTCGAGAGCCCGTACAACTCGGACGAGATCCTGGTCAAGGCGGATCATCAGATCAACGGCGCCCACCGCCTCACCGGCGCCTACTTCCGGACGGCCGGCACCAACACCGTGGCGGCAGGCACGGGAAACCTGCTGTGGGCCAGCCAGCAATTCAGCTGGACACAGCACAATCTCAACCTGAGCGAGACGTGGGTGGCGAGCGCGCACCGCATCAACCAGGCGTGGTTCTCGTTCAACCGCAATCTGGGCGGCCGCTTGAACCAGCCCGCCACGTCGCTCACCGACCTCGGGTCGTCGGCGGTCATCATGGGGGCGCCGAGCCTGCCGCAGATCACCGTCAGCGGCTTCTTCACGCTGTCGAACGCGATCGGCGGCCCCAACGCCGGCGGCGACTTCTATTCCGGGCGGGACGTCTACAACTGGACGCTCGGCGCGCACAGCGTCAAGATGGGCGGCGAGCTCTCCTACAACAAGACCGTGCAGGACACGCTGCTCAACAACTACGGCGTCTTCACCTTCAACGGCGGCGCGACCAAGAATGCGCTCGCCGATTTCCTGATCGGCATCCCGAGCACCGTCACCCAGGACGCGCCCGTCACCGCCTACTGGAACAGCTGGTATGGCGCGGCGTTTCTGCAGGACGACTACCGCGTCGGCGATCGCGTCACGCTCAATCTCGGGCTGCGCTGGGACGTGCAGACGCCAGGCACCGATCCCCAGAACCGCTTCACCACCTACGTGCCAGGAGACAAATCGACGGTGAATCCGTCGGCGCCGACCGGGTTGCTGTTCTACGGCGACCAGGGCGTCGAACGCGGCGTCATCTCGACGAAATGGGATCACCTCTCGCCGCGCGCCGGCGTCGTCTGGGATCCGACCGGACACGGGCGTACGGCGATCAGCGCCGCCGGCGGGTTGTTCTACGGCAGCATCTCGGGCAACGAGTGGAACACGACGACCAACTTCCAGCCGTGGTCGACGCGTCTGACCTTCTCCAACACCAACGCCAAGACGTCGGCGACCGGTGTGCCGCTGGGCGCCTCACTCAGCAATCCGTACACGGCGTATCCGGGCGGCTCGCCGTTCCCGTACACCGGCACGTTCGTCGTCGGCGGCGGTCTCTACGGCATCGCGCAGGACTTCAACTGGTCGCATGCCTGGCAGACCAATGTCGGCGTCCAGCAACAGGTCGGCAGCCACATGAGCGTTGGCGCGTCCTACGTCGGCTCGTTCCTGCGCGACCTGCCGTTCGCGCGCGACCTGAACTACCCGGTGGCGAACGCCACGGCCACGACCGCCGGCGCCAACGTGCTCGCGCGCCGCCCGGATCCGACCGTCGGGGCGGTGCTGCTGCTCGACTCCGACCAGTACTCGAACTACAACGGCCTGCAGATCACCGGGACGATGCGCCAGTGGCATCACCTGTCGCTGAATGGCTTCTACACGTTCAGCAAGACGATGACGAGCGTCGAGCTGCAGAACAACACCACGGCCGGCGGCGCGCAGAACTCCAGCAGTCTCGCCGAGGAATACGGCCGCGCCGACTCCGATCAGCGCCACGTCTTCAGCCTGACCGCCAACTGGAACGTCGACTACTATCGCGGCGGCAACGCCGTGGTCGCGGCGATCGCCAACGGCTGGCGCATCGCGCCGATCGTCAAGCTGCGCAGCGGCCTGCCGTTCACCGTCGTCAACGGCGGCGTCGACGCCAACCTCGACGGCGTCACGGCCGACCGCGCCCAGCTGGCCGGCGATCCGGCCCTTTCGGATCCGACGGCCGCGATGTGGTTCAATACAGCGGCGTTCACCCGCAACGCGGCGACGACCGGACAGCCGGTCGAAGGGAATTCGCCGCGCAACTTTCTCGATGGGCCGGGGTACAAAGTGATCGATCTGGCGATTTCGCGCGACCTCCGCGTCCACGGCTCCGCGCGCCTGACGTTCCGGGCCGAGGCGACCAACGCGTTCAACATGGTCAACCTCGGGCAGCCGGGCAACAGCGTCGGCACGGCCACCTTCGGCGTCATCCGCACCGCCGGCTCGATGCGCAAGGTGCAGCTGGGGGTGCGCCTCTCGTTCTGA